A stretch of DNA from Brevibacillus ruminantium:
CGAGCGAATTTACGCTTTTGCCCCGACAGCTTCTCCCTCGATAAGCGGCGAAGTGCACTGTGGACAGCGTGTCGCTTTGAGCGGAATGGCCGAGATGCAGTACGGACATTCCTTTGTCGTAGCTGGCGCCTTTTCCGGCTCATTCTTTTTCCGAAAACGATTCACCTGTTTGACGGCAATAAAGATTGCGAAAGCAATAATTAAAAAGTCGATTACGGTATTGATAAACAATCCGTAATTGATCGTGGCAGCCCCATCCTCCTTGGCTGCGGCCAACGTCGGGTAGACCTTGTCGCCCAGATTGATATACAGATTGGTAAAATCGATTTTGCCAAGCAGCAGGCCGACGGTCGGCATGATGATGTCATTGACCAGAGACGTTACGATTTTGCCGAAAGCGCCGCCGATGACAACCCCGACAGCCAGATCAATGACATTCCCCTTTAATGCAAACTCTTTAAATTCTTTGAGCATCCTCTCACCTCTTTTATTGACTGTCTCTCTATTTATATCCATGCACAAAACCCTTTTCTATTTTTGTCTGGAAAACACATGCTGAAGAAAATGCGTGACAAAGCGCTCCTGGTCGACCTCAAGGCAGACCTCCACATTGGGAGCTGCGGCAGGCTGCTTCCGTCGATCGCCAATCGTCCGAGCATCGGACGGACCACCAGAGGTATCCACCGCGACATGCATTGGCGTGGCCTTCACGAAGGTCGGATCGATGACAACTCCAACAGCCAGCGGATCATGCAGGGCACAGCCCTTGACGTTGCCTACCTGGGCGTAGGCGTTCATGTAAAACTCGCACATATCTGCAAACGAACGGCTGACATGGGTACCCAGCTCTCTCCAGGCCTGGAGATGTTCCCGGGTCAACAATGTCTGCATCGTAACATCCAGCCCTACCAGCGTGACAGGGATTCCGGATTGAAAGACCAGAGAGGCAGCCTCGGGGGCGGCACAGATATTAGCTTCAGCTACGGGGGTCCGATTTCCCGGCACTGTCACCGCTCCCCCCATAACGACCACGCGCTCTACAAGGTCAACAAGCTTTGGCTCAGCCATGATCGCAGCAGCCAGATTGGTCAGGCTGCCCACGGTGATGATCGTCACCTCACCTGGATGCTGTTTAGCCTGAGCGATCATGAAAGAAGATGCGCGCACGTCTTTCGCCGCCGTTTGCGGTCTGTCCAGCTCAATATTGCCCAAACCGTTTTCGCCGTGGAACAGCTTGGCTTTTTCCTTCAACTCGCGAAAAAGCGGCCTGCTTGCCCCGGGATATACCGGAATCTGACTGGCACCCAGAAGCTCCAGGATTTGCAGGGTATTGCGGGTCGCCTCCTCGACAGCGATATTGCCAAAGGTTGTCGTTACTCCCAATACCTCCAGGGCCGGGGAATGGACGGCATAGGAGAGAGCCAAGGCATCATCAATGCCGGTGTCGACGTCTATGATCACTTTTTTCATTGTACTCCTCCCGCTTCCAAAACTTCTCGGATATGCTGGACAACGCGCTGTCCATCTACATCGACGCACACTTCAACATCGGAGCCGATGCGCGGGATCGCCCGCAGATCAGCCAGCACTGCTCCCCGTGAAAGCACGCTCTGGCAATCGACCGTAAGCTTCATCTTTGTCTTTTGGAGTGTCTCCGGTTCGATCACGGCCAGCACCGCCGTACATGCGTCCAGCCCTTCTACGTAGTCCTGTCCCATGGGAAGCGCGACCTTTTGTGTCACATCCAAAGGAACTAAGGTCAGCGGCAATTCCGAAGCCAATACGAACGCGGCGGCTTCCGGGTCGCTGTAGATATTTGCTTCTGCCACGGCTGTGACATCTCCCGGAACACGGATCGCTCCCCCCATCACAATCACACCCGCCAATTTATGCGGCAAATCAGGGTCGATGGCCAGTGCTTTAACGAGGTCCGTCAGCGGGCCGAGCACTACCAGATGCAGCTTGCCCGTATGCTGATTTGCTTGGGAAACGATCAATTCGGATGCAGTTATGCCGGCTTTTGGGTCGGTGAGTTCCAATCTTTGTGCAGACAACAATGCTTTTTTCTCTCCTGTCGCTATCGGCAATGCCGCTACACCGTATGTCTCCAGAAGCTGGGCAGCCTGCTGCGCTGCCTGGTGATCATCACCGCGAACAGTGATTCCGCTCAGTTCGGCCGAGGACGACTGCAGGACGAGCCGCAATGCCAGCAGTTGGTCCCCTCCCACACCGCTCACCAGTATTTTTGTTTTCGTATGTGTCATCCTGTCACCTCAATTTCTATTCGCACTTATCCTAATCGAATCGGGAATAGCAGTCAAATACAAACCTGCCCGGAGAGCTTGAAAGTTTCCAGGGATTCTCTTACACTATTTAGGACGATACCATCTGGCAGAGATTGGAGCGGATTTCGGGCTCCATCTTCACAACAAAGGAGCTCGTGCGACGCATGTATCTCGATGTTTTCACCACACAGCAGGATTTGCTCGTCGACCTACAGAAACAGGTGGTTGACACCCTGATCCGCCATCGCAAGAAGCCGTATTTGCCGGTTTGGGGAGAGCTTTTTTATACGCTCAGAGAGATTAGCAAAATCGGGACACGGACGGATCAGGATGTCCTTGTCTATTCCCTTCATCCGTCGGGTTCACTCCATTTCAAGCACCAAACGGGTTTATTCCTGGTCACCATACCCGATCCGGGCTTGACCATTTCTTTATCGCTCGAACAATTGATTGACGCATTGATTGCCGGCCGTTTTTTCCCCGGGACTCTTTCACAGAAAAGAACCTCCCCTCTTTCGGAATCGTAACATCCGAAAGGGCGGGAGGTTTTTTGTATCGGTTACCATTTTATGGGATTTAATTCTTGGAGTGCTTCTGGTACAAACAAGCCGTCCTTCCTGATCAACACATCGTCAAACCAAATCTCTCCCCCGCCATAATCGGCCCGCTGGATGGAAATCAGGTCCCAATGGATCAGACTGCGGTTGCCGTTGTCTGCGTGTTCATAGGCACGGCCGGGAGTCAGATGAAAACTGCCGGCGATTTTTTCATCGAAGAGGATATCATTCATCGGATGGAGGATGTACGGATTGACGCCAATCGCAAACTCTCCGATATAACGGGCTCCTTCGTCCGTGTCCAGGATTTCGTTCAGCTTGAATGTATCGTTGGCTGCTGTTTCTACGATCTTGCCCTCTTGAATGGTAAAGCTGATTCTCTCAAAGGAAGTGCCTTTGTACTGGCTGGGTACATTATAGGAGATCCTCCCGTTGATCGAGTGTCGAACCGGTGCCGTATACACCTCTCCATCCGGGATGTTGCGCTTGCCGGCGGCAATCTGTGTCTCGACTCCCCGAATGGAGAAGACGAGATCCGTACCCGGACCGATGATGTGCACCTTGTCTGTCCGATCCATCCACTCGTATAACGGCTGACACGCTTCCTCCAGCTTGCGGTAGTCAAGCGAGCATACCTGGTAGTAAAAGTCTTCAAAGGCTTCTGTCGACATATTTGCCTTTTGCGCAAAGGATGCGGTCGGGTAATGGATGCGTATTCCTTTGGTCTTGTTGTCGATATAATGCGCGATCTGTTCAAATGCCTGCCCATACAGGCGCTGCTTTTCCACGGGAACATCGCTGAGCTCCGCGTCATTGGTCATGCCGTGTATGCCGATATAGGCGTGCATGCCATACCACATCTCTTGCTCAAAGCGGAAATGCTGGACAATCTGCTCTTCTGTCAGTCCCCTCAGCCATTCCCGTTGCAGCCTGGGCTGAAAAATTTTGACGTACGGATGTGCTCCGCGCTCGTATAATTTCCTGACCAGCTCGATTGCCAGCGGTTCGCCTTCTCCATGCAAGGCAATGCAAACATTTTCCCCGGCCTGTACATCCAGACTGTACGAAATCAGGTTTTCAGCCATCTTTGTGATTCGCGGATCTTTCATTGTGCTTCCTCCCATGCATGTGATTTCTTTTTAAGCATAAGGAGGTTATGTCAGAGGAAGATCAGAGCATAAAAAAAAGCCCGGCACCAGCCAGGCATTGTTGTTCTTTTCCCGAAACGATAGGCAATAGTACCTACCATCTCCAGCTAGAAAAAAGTAGAGCGGCTCTCCTGCACAGTTTCGAGCCGCTGCTGCAAGTTACGAACTCCCCAAGTTCGCTTACTACAGATTGTACTATGTAATTTCAATATCGAAAAGTGTCGTCTTTTGTTTTGGCAATAAAAAATGGGATTCGGGCTCAGAATTAGGAAAAAATAAGCAGGAAGAAAGGAGCGATTTTCCTAGATTTCCGTAGGGAAAAAGCTCCTTTTCCCGTTTTTTTGAGAAGTACTCTTTTCCTGATTTTTTAGTGATAACGTCGGCTGTACAGCCAGTCTACATAACTGAGATCACGCGGATTGAGCTGCTCCATGATCGTATTGCGAAGCAGTATCGTAATCGGGTCTTCGGCATGGATGATCTCTCCCCAGACGCGAGCATTGCGCTGTACCTTGGTCGCGCGCGGGATTCTATCCTTCTGATAGGCAGTGAAGGCAGTCTCCACATCCTCGCCATGCGCCTCCAGCATTTCCCCCAGGCAGGCGGCATCCTCCAGCGCCTGGCAACCGCCTTGGGCCAGGTACTGCAGCATTGGATGGGCCGCATCACCCAGCAGCGCCACACGTCCGGACGTCCAGTTGGCTATCGGCTCTCGGTCGTACATCGGCCAGCGGCGCTGACGTTGGATATACGTCACAGCATGACGAACCGGCGCACAGCAGCTGCCGAAATGCTCGTCAAGCTCCTCCGGCGTCCCCCAGTCGTCAGAGTCTTCCTTGTAGCGGAAGCTTTTAAACACCACAACCTGGTTGTACAGCTCTTTGCGACGCACCGGATACTGGACCAGATGCAGATTGGGTCCTATCCACATAATCACATCATCATCGTCCAGCTTCGCATGCGGCGTCACCTCTGCCATCGGGATCGTGCCCCGATACGCCACGTATTGTGAGCAGACCGGTGTGTCATCACTGAACAGTTTTCTCGTCTTTGACCACAGGCCATCCGCTCCGATGACGGCATCCGCCAGATACTCGTCACCACTCTGGCAGACCACCCGTGCATGCTTCTCCAGCGGCCAAACAGACTCGACGACCTGATCATTCAGCAGAGTAATATTTTCATGAGCCATGCAAGCCTCCAGCAGCACTCTGTGCAAATCAGACCGATGCAGCACAATATAGGGATAGCCGTAATACTTTTGAAAAGCTTCCCCCAGATCAAGCGCACACAGCTCTTTTCCGCTGAGCGCATCCATCAGCACCAGACGCTTGGGAAACACGGCAAATTCGCGAATCGTATCCAACACACCGAGCTGGTCGAGAACAGCCGTCGCATTGGGGGCAAGCTGAATACCGGCACCGATCTCGCCAAATTCCCTGGCCTGCTCCAGTACATGCACAGTGCGTCCCGTTTTCGCCACTCTCAGCGCAGTCGCCAGCCCGCCGATGCCGCCGCCGACGATCAAAAAGGGAACCTTCATACCATTTGTCATAACCTTTTGCACCTCATCTTCGCAGTCTTTAAGGAAGCAGCGGCTTGAACTCGGAGACAATCTCCTGATGCCCCTGATGCGTATCCAGCGCTTCTTCACGCTGTACGTCGAACCTTTCCATAATCGGAAGGTCGCTGACGGAGAACAGATACGAATCTTCCGATGCGACATGCTCATGCATCGCCCAGTTTGGCACCACGAAGTAATCTCCCTGGGACCAGTCAAAGCGCACCCCATCGATCACCGTGTAGCCGGAGCCTTTGTACACCTGATAGATCGTAGAGCTGGTATGACGATGCGCTTTGGAGTGGAAGCCTTTGGGCAGCTTTTGCATCCAGGCGGCAATGGTCGGATTGGCCGTCTGCCCGTTAGACGGGTTGATGTATTCAACCGCGTACCCATCGAACGGATCGGGCTCAAATTTGCTTAGACCTTCCAAAGCTGACAAGGTCTGTCCCCATTTGTACGAGCCGAGCGGAGCGACCTTCGGGTACCGGTCGGAAATCGGGCGAACCATGCCGCCCGCATACCGCTGTGAAGAAAAATTGTCTGGCACCTGCGGCTGCTCAATTTTCTCCGGGTAATTTTCAAAAAAGGTTCCGCCAATCGCATAGATTGTCGGGATGTCGAGGCAGTCCATCCAGATCATCGGCTCATCCCCCGGGTGGGCGTGACCGTGCCAAAGACCTTTTGGCGTGATCAGGAAATCTCCCTCTTCCATATAGATGCGTTCCCCCTGGACGATGGAGTAAGCGCCGTTACCGTTGGTGATAAAGCGCAGGGCACTTTGTGTATGGCGGTGCGAAGGAGCTGTTTCACCGGGCAAAATCAACTGGACCGCAGCGTACAGCGTTTGCGTCGTGGAGGCCCAGCCCCAGGGCTCGCGATTTTTCAAACCGGGATTTTGCAGGTAAATCGCCCGTCTCTCTCCGCCCCGATCCGGTGTGAAAATCTCGCGGGCTTCCATCAGCTTGGCATGCAGCGTCTCCCATTTCCAAAGATAGGGGAGCGCTTGTGATTTAGGCGTTTTATTCATCAGCTCGGGGATGGCATGCCACAGGGGTCCGAGGTGGTATTTGGCGATTTCCTTGTTAAAGTCTTGAACGATTTGGCTTTGGAAATGGTCATTTTTTTCAGCCATGAGAATCCCTCCGTTTATTTAGTGAGTGTTTGATAATCCGGCTTCCGCGTATTGACGCAGGTTCCGCTTGATCTGCTCCACATGCGTCTGGAGATGCTCAACCAAGAGATGGTCCACGATAAATTGCAGCGGCTTCGTTCCAAAGCGCGGATTGCGGCTGGGCGCTTCCTTCTGCAAGTCGCTCATTTGCACCGAGGCAAGCTGCTTGCTCATCTCTTCCTTCAGCTGACAGACACCAGCGACTGCTTCGGACAGACTGCGCTGCCCTGCCTGTGCTACCGCGGCAAGACGCCCCTCATGCTGCAAGCCGCGTCCCCACTCACTGCCCGGAGACTGTATCGCAGCGTGCAACTCCCTCAGCCAGTAGGGAATCGCTTCTTCCACGTGGCACAGTACTTCGATGATGGACCACTTTTCTTCAGAAGGTTTCCACCTGAGCAAATCTTCCGACAATCCATCCACAAGCTGCAGCATCTCATCGACAGATGCCTGAAGGTTTGAAATCACACTGTTCATGTTCATCCCTGCTCCCCCGCCTTCCGTACCCGGTTTTCCAAAGCGCCGATGCGGTCGATTTCAATGCGGACAACATCGCCGTCTTTCAGGAACACTTGAGGATCGCGAGCCACGCCTACTCCTCCCGGTGTACCTGTCAGAACCACGTCGCCCGGCTCCAGCGTCACCAGTTGGGAGAGGAATTCCACGAGATATTGCACGGTGAAGACCAGATTGCTCGTGTTGGAACGCTGGCGCTCTTCTCCGTTTACCGTCAGGACGACCTCCAATCCAGCCGGGTCCTGAATCTCTTCACGGGTGACCAGCCACGGCCCCATCGGCGCGCTTCCCTCGACCGTCTTGCCCTGCAGCCACTGGATGGTTCTGCGCTGAATATCGCGATAGGTGACGTCATTGGTGATCGTATAACCGGCCACATAGTCAAGCGCATCTTTCTGAGAGACATTGCGCGCCCGCTTGCCGATCACAAAAGTAAATTCTGCTTCGTAATCAAGCTGTTCCGAAATAGGAAAGAACGGGATATCATCCTCAGGTCCGATAATCGTATTGGCGAATTTGGCAAAAACAACAGGGACAGACGGCAGCTCGCGTCCCATTTCCAGGATGTGCTCACGATAGTTGTGCCCGACGCAAATCATCTTCCCCGGTTTGAGAACAGGTGCCTCCAGCTTTACCTCGGAGAGCGGATGAACGATTCGATAGGAAGACGGGACATCATTTTTGCTCACATAGTCGATCACTTCTCTGGCCAGAGCCAGACTTTTTTCTCCGCCCTGCAGAAATCCAACCATCTCTGCCGGGATAAAGGCTTCCGCAATTTGCTTCGCTCTCAGCTCGCCCGCTGCCTCCAGCATCGCGACATACCCGAGATTCAAATCGATCACCTGATCATCGTGCACACTGCCGATACGGGTGTTTCCTTGGTAGGTGAAGCTAACCAGTTTCATGAGATCTTCTCCCTTTCATGTCATCATCTGCGTCATCATCTGAGTCGCCATACAAAATGAAATCGCTTACTGAACATTCCATTCTTTTATTTGATAAAGACACTGACCTTCCAGATACATCGGGTCCTGATGGACAATGGCAGCGGCTTCTTCCAGTGTCTCTGCCTGAAGCACGTAGGCTCCCCCTGTCTGATCCGGAAATCCGCCTGCAGAAACCAGGCTGCCCCCTTCCCGCAGTTCTTGCAGATAACTGCGGTGATCCGGGATTGACGTTCCCGAAAAGTCTGACTTCCGTTCAATGAATACGAGAAACTTCTTCACCGACTCTCCCCTCCTCCTCTTCCACAAACTGAACCAATTCCACAA
This window harbors:
- the mscL gene encoding large conductance mechanosensitive channel protein MscL, producing the protein MLKEFKEFALKGNVIDLAVGVVIGGAFGKIVTSLVNDIIMPTVGLLLGKIDFTNLYINLGDKVYPTLAAAKEDGAATINYGLFINTVIDFLIIAFAIFIAVKQVNRFRKKNEPEKAPATTKECPYCISAIPLKATRCPQCTSPLIEGEAVGAKA
- a CDS encoding nucleoside hydrolase produces the protein MKKVIIDVDTGIDDALALSYAVHSPALEVLGVTTTFGNIAVEEATRNTLQILELLGASQIPVYPGASRPLFRELKEKAKLFHGENGLGNIELDRPQTAAKDVRASSFMIAQAKQHPGEVTIITVGSLTNLAAAIMAEPKLVDLVERVVVMGGAVTVPGNRTPVAEANICAAPEAASLVFQSGIPVTLVGLDVTMQTLLTREHLQAWRELGTHVSRSFADMCEFYMNAYAQVGNVKGCALHDPLAVGVVIDPTFVKATPMHVAVDTSGGPSDARTIGDRRKQPAAAPNVEVCLEVDQERFVTHFLQHVFSRQK
- a CDS encoding YciI family protein; protein product: MKKFLVFIERKSDFSGTSIPDHRSYLQELREGGSLVSAGGFPDQTGGAYVLQAETLEEAAAIVHQDPMYLEGQCLYQIKEWNVQ
- a CDS encoding fumarylacetoacetate hydrolase family protein, whose product is MKLVSFTYQGNTRIGSVHDDQVIDLNLGYVAMLEAAGELRAKQIAEAFIPAEMVGFLQGGEKSLALAREVIDYVSKNDVPSSYRIVHPLSEVKLEAPVLKPGKMICVGHNYREHILEMGRELPSVPVVFAKFANTIIGPEDDIPFFPISEQLDYEAEFTFVIGKRARNVSQKDALDYVAGYTITNDVTYRDIQRRTIQWLQGKTVEGSAPMGPWLVTREEIQDPAGLEVVLTVNGEERQRSNTSNLVFTVQYLVEFLSQLVTLEPGDVVLTGTPGGVGVARDPQVFLKDGDVVRIEIDRIGALENRVRKAGEQG
- a CDS encoding DinB family protein — encoded protein: MNSVISNLQASVDEMLQLVDGLSEDLLRWKPSEEKWSIIEVLCHVEEAIPYWLRELHAAIQSPGSEWGRGLQHEGRLAAVAQAGQRSLSEAVAGVCQLKEEMSKQLASVQMSDLQKEAPSRNPRFGTKPLQFIVDHLLVEHLQTHVEQIKRNLRQYAEAGLSNTH
- a CDS encoding nucleoside hydrolase — protein: MTHTKTKILVSGVGGDQLLALRLVLQSSSAELSGITVRGDDHQAAQQAAQLLETYGVAALPIATGEKKALLSAQRLELTDPKAGITASELIVSQANQHTGKLHLVVLGPLTDLVKALAIDPDLPHKLAGVIVMGGAIRVPGDVTAVAEANIYSDPEAAAFVLASELPLTLVPLDVTQKVALPMGQDYVEGLDACTAVLAVIEPETLQKTKMKLTVDCQSVLSRGAVLADLRAIPRIGSDVEVCVDVDGQRVVQHIREVLEAGGVQ
- a CDS encoding aminopeptidase, producing the protein MKDPRITKMAENLISYSLDVQAGENVCIALHGEGEPLAIELVRKLYERGAHPYVKIFQPRLQREWLRGLTEEQIVQHFRFEQEMWYGMHAYIGIHGMTNDAELSDVPVEKQRLYGQAFEQIAHYIDNKTKGIRIHYPTASFAQKANMSTEAFEDFYYQVCSLDYRKLEEACQPLYEWMDRTDKVHIIGPGTDLVFSIRGVETQIAAGKRNIPDGEVYTAPVRHSINGRISYNVPSQYKGTSFERISFTIQEGKIVETAANDTFKLNEILDTDEGARYIGEFAIGVNPYILHPMNDILFDEKIAGSFHLTPGRAYEHADNGNRSLIHWDLISIQRADYGGGEIWFDDVLIRKDGLFVPEALQELNPIKW
- a CDS encoding FAD-dependent monooxygenase; this translates as MTNGMKVPFLIVGGGIGGLATALRVAKTGRTVHVLEQAREFGEIGAGIQLAPNATAVLDQLGVLDTIREFAVFPKRLVLMDALSGKELCALDLGEAFQKYYGYPYIVLHRSDLHRVLLEACMAHENITLLNDQVVESVWPLEKHARVVCQSGDEYLADAVIGADGLWSKTRKLFSDDTPVCSQYVAYRGTIPMAEVTPHAKLDDDDVIMWIGPNLHLVQYPVRRKELYNQVVVFKSFRYKEDSDDWGTPEELDEHFGSCCAPVRHAVTYIQRQRRWPMYDREPIANWTSGRVALLGDAAHPMLQYLAQGGCQALEDAACLGEMLEAHGEDVETAFTAYQKDRIPRATKVQRNARVWGEIIHAEDPITILLRNTIMEQLNPRDLSYVDWLYSRRYH
- a CDS encoding cupin domain-containing protein, with protein sequence MAEKNDHFQSQIVQDFNKEIAKYHLGPLWHAIPELMNKTPKSQALPYLWKWETLHAKLMEAREIFTPDRGGERRAIYLQNPGLKNREPWGWASTTQTLYAAVQLILPGETAPSHRHTQSALRFITNGNGAYSIVQGERIYMEEGDFLITPKGLWHGHAHPGDEPMIWMDCLDIPTIYAIGGTFFENYPEKIEQPQVPDNFSSQRYAGGMVRPISDRYPKVAPLGSYKWGQTLSALEGLSKFEPDPFDGYAVEYINPSNGQTANPTIAAWMQKLPKGFHSKAHRHTSSTIYQVYKGSGYTVIDGVRFDWSQGDYFVVPNWAMHEHVASEDSYLFSVSDLPIMERFDVQREEALDTHQGHQEIVSEFKPLLP